A genome region from Camelina sativa cultivar DH55 chromosome 10, Cs, whole genome shotgun sequence includes the following:
- the LOC104718172 gene encoding endonuclease 4 isoform X2: protein MSLSLRQWFATVLVLTQLIHGAFCWGKEGHYAVCKIAESYFEEETVAAVKKLLPEYAEGDLASVCSWPDEIKHHWQWRWTSPLHYVDTPDYRCNYEYCRDCHDTHKHQDRCVTAAIFNYTMQLMSASENSHTIVHYNLTEALMFLSHYIGDVHQPLHVGFLGDEGGNTITVRWYRRKTNLHHVWDNMIIESALKTYYNKSLPLFIQALQTNLTHGWSNDVPSWESCQLNKTACPNPYASESINLACKYAYRNATPGTTLGDDYFLSRLPVVEKRLAQGGIRLAATLNRIFSSKPKLAGS from the exons ATGAGTTTGTCGCTGCGACAGTGGTTTGCTACAGTACTCGTGCTTACACAGCTCATCCACGGAGCTTTTTGTTGGGGCAAAGAAGGTCATTACGCCGTTTGCAAAATCGCCGAG AGCTACTTTGAGGAAGAAACTGTAGCTGCAGTGAAGAAACTTCTGCCTGAATATGCTGAAGGTGATCTAGCATCTGTTTGCTCATGGCCTGATGAGATTAAACACCATTGGCAATGGAGATGGACTAGCCCTTTGCACTATGTTGACACACCTGATTACAGATGCAACTACGAGTATTGTC GGGATTGTCACGATACTCATAAGCATCAAGACCGGTGTGTGACAGCAGCGATTTTCAATTACACTATGCAACTTATGTCGGCTTCTGAAAACTCGCATACTATAGTCCACT ACAACTTGACTGAGGCTCTCATGTTCTTATCACATTATATTGGAGACGTTCACCAG CCTTTGCATGTTGGTTTTCTGGGAGATGAAGGTGGAAACACGATAACAGTCCGCTGGTATCGTCGTAAAACAAATTTGCACCAT GTCTGGGATAACATGATAATTGAGTCTGCTCTTAAAACATACTACAATAAAAGTCTTCCACTCTTTATTCAAGCACTTCAGACCAATCTTACG CACGGCTGGTCAAATGATGTTCCATCGTGGGAGTCATGTCAACTTAACAAAACGGCCTGTCCAAATCC GTATGCATCTGAAAGCATAAATCTGGCCTGCAAGTATGCTTACAGGAACGCTACACCCGGGACTACTTTAGGAG ATGACTATTTCCTCTCTCGTTTACCCGTTGTGGAGAAGAGACTTGCACAAGGAGGGATTCGATTGGCAGCCACTCTTAACCGTATCTTTTCTTCAAAACCAAAGCTTGCTGGTTCGTGA
- the LOC104718172 gene encoding endonuclease 4 isoform X1 yields MSLSLRQWFATVLVLTQLIHGAFCWGKEGHYAVCKIAESYFEEETVAAVKKLLPEYAEGDLASVCSWPDEIKHHWQWRWTSPLHYVDTPDYRCNYEYCRRFILSSSNFLPFLNCFHIRNPIYMLLCLCEGDCHDTHKHQDRCVTAAIFNYTMQLMSASENSHTIVHYNLTEALMFLSHYIGDVHQPLHVGFLGDEGGNTITVRWYRRKTNLHHVWDNMIIESALKTYYNKSLPLFIQALQTNLTHGWSNDVPSWESCQLNKTACPNPYASESINLACKYAYRNATPGTTLGDDYFLSRLPVVEKRLAQGGIRLAATLNRIFSSKPKLAGS; encoded by the exons ATGAGTTTGTCGCTGCGACAGTGGTTTGCTACAGTACTCGTGCTTACACAGCTCATCCACGGAGCTTTTTGTTGGGGCAAAGAAGGTCATTACGCCGTTTGCAAAATCGCCGAG AGCTACTTTGAGGAAGAAACTGTAGCTGCAGTGAAGAAACTTCTGCCTGAATATGCTGAAGGTGATCTAGCATCTGTTTGCTCATGGCCTGATGAGATTAAACACCATTGGCAATGGAGATGGACTAGCCCTTTGCACTATGTTGACACACCTGATTACAGATGCAACTACGAGTATTGTCGTCGGTTTATTCTTTCATCCTCCAACTTCTTACcttttttgaactgttttcatatCCGAAATCCAATCTATATGTTGTTGTGTCTTTGTGAAGGGGATTGTCACGATACTCATAAGCATCAAGACCGGTGTGTGACAGCAGCGATTTTCAATTACACTATGCAACTTATGTCGGCTTCTGAAAACTCGCATACTATAGTCCACT ACAACTTGACTGAGGCTCTCATGTTCTTATCACATTATATTGGAGACGTTCACCAG CCTTTGCATGTTGGTTTTCTGGGAGATGAAGGTGGAAACACGATAACAGTCCGCTGGTATCGTCGTAAAACAAATTTGCACCAT GTCTGGGATAACATGATAATTGAGTCTGCTCTTAAAACATACTACAATAAAAGTCTTCCACTCTTTATTCAAGCACTTCAGACCAATCTTACG CACGGCTGGTCAAATGATGTTCCATCGTGGGAGTCATGTCAACTTAACAAAACGGCCTGTCCAAATCC GTATGCATCTGAAAGCATAAATCTGGCCTGCAAGTATGCTTACAGGAACGCTACACCCGGGACTACTTTAGGAG ATGACTATTTCCTCTCTCGTTTACCCGTTGTGGAGAAGAGACTTGCACAAGGAGGGATTCGATTGGCAGCCACTCTTAACCGTATCTTTTCTTCAAAACCAAAGCTTGCTGGTTCGTGA
- the LOC104718173 gene encoding quinone oxidoreductase PIG3-like: protein MKAIVISQPGKPEVLQLRDVADPEVKDDEVLIRVVATALNRADTLQRLGLYNPPPGSSPYLGLECSGTVESAGKNVCRWKVGDQVCALLSGGGYAEKVAVPAGQIFPIPAGISLKNATAFPEVACTVWSTVFMMGRLSPGESFLVHGGSSGIGTFAIQIAKHLGVRVFVTAGNEEKLAACKELGADVCINYKTEDFVAKVKAETDGKGVDVILDCIGAPYLQKNLDSLSFDGRLCIIGLMGGANAEIKLSSLLPKRLTVLGAALRPRSSENKAVVVAEVEKNVWPAIEAGKVKPVIHKYLPLSQAAEAHSLMESSNHIGKILLET, encoded by the exons ATGAAGGCGATCGTGATCTCGCAGCCAGGTAAACCGGAGGTTTTACAACTCCGAGATGTGGCAGACCCAGAAGTCAAGGACGACGAGGTTCTTATCAGAGTTGTCGCCACTGCTTTGAATCGTGCCGATACTCTCCAAAGGCTTGGCCTTTATAATCCACCACCTGGTTCAAGCCCTTACCTTGGTCTTGAGTGTTCTGGAACCGTTGAATCTGCTGGCAAGAACGTCTGTCGTTGGAAGGTCGGAGACCAG GTGTGTGCTCTTCTTTCTGGAGGAGGTTATGCAGAAAAAGTTGCTGTACCTGCTGGACAAATCTTCCCTATTCCCGCTGGTATCTCGCTAAAGAATGCAACGGCTTTCCCTGAAGTGGCATGCACTGTTTGGTCAACTGTCTTCATGATGGGGCGCCTCTCCCCTGGTGAATCATTCTTG GTTCATGGAGGTTCTAGTGGGATTGGGACATTTGCAATTCAAATAGCTAAACATCTTGGAGTGAGAGTATTTGTCACAGCAG GGAATGAGGAAAAGCTAGCTGCTTGCAAAGAACTCGGGGCTGATGTTTGTATAAATTACAAAACTGAGGACTTTGTGGCAAAGGTAAAAGCGGAAACCGATGGGAAAGGTGTTGATGTTATCTTGGACTGCATCGGGGCACCGTATTTGCAGAAAAACCTCGACAGCCTAAGCTTTGATGGAAGGTTATGTATTATCGGTTTAATGGGAGGAGCCAATGCAGAAATAAAACTAAGTAGTCTGCTTCCAAAGCGTCTCACTGTTTTAG GAGCTGCATTAAGACCAAGAAGCAGTGAAAACAAAGCAGTTGTTGTAGCAGAAGTCGAGAAGAATGTATGGCCAGCTATAGAAGCGGGAAAGGTAAAACCGGTAATTCACAAATATTTACCACTGTCACAAGCAGCAGAAGCTCATAGCCTTATGGAGAGTAGTAACCATATTGGTAAGATTCTGCTTGAGACTTGA